In a single window of the Nicotiana tomentosiformis chromosome 8, ASM39032v3, whole genome shotgun sequence genome:
- the LOC104109261 gene encoding dof zinc finger protein DOF2.5-like isoform X2: MAAEIDPPNVTCSRPSSTLEKKVRPQKDQAVNCPRCSSTNTKFCYYNNYSLTQPRYFCKTCRRYWTEGGTLRNVPVGGGSRKNRRSSSSLSSSSSSSQKLPDSNPNPSLSHQNPNYKINLGNSQDFNIGLPSIIHDHNYFHGVPDFLEFPKMDRGNNGNNQPLSSTSSTTPISTMDLLRTGIASRGLTSFISTPTPDLNALYTSSFLSGIQENNAKMMFPFGFLNKQLSGTSVEAENYNQSKGQENSSAGYWNGMLGGGSW, translated from the exons ATGGCTGCAGAAATAGATCCTCCTAATGTTACATGTTCAAGGCCATCTTCTACACTGGAAAAAAAAGTCAGACCACAAAAAGATCAAGCCGTAAATTGTCCGAGGTGCAGTTCAACAAATACCAAGTTTTGTTACTACAACAACTATAGTCTTACTCAACCAAGATACTTCTGCAAGACTTGTCGAAG GTATTGGACAGAAGGGGGCACTTTAAGAAATGTTCCGGTCGGAGGAGGTTCAAGGAAGAATAGAAGATCTTCTTCTTCATTATCATCATCGTCGTCGTCGTCACAAAAGCTTCCTGATTCGAACCCTAATCCAAGTCTTTCTCATCAAAACCCTAATTATAAGATTAATCTTGGAAATAGCCAAGATTTTAATATAGGGCTCCCATCTATTATACATGATCACAATTATTTCCATGGTGTGCCGGATTTTCTTGAATTTCCTAAGATGGACAGGGGCAATAATGGAAATAATCAGCCCTTAAGTTCAACCTCAAGTACTACTCCAATTTCAACAATGGATTTGCTTAGGACTGGAATTGCCTCAAGAGGGTTAACTTCATTTATCTCAACACCAACACCGGATTTAAACGCTTTGTACACATCAAGTTTTTTAAGTggaattcaagaaaataatgcaAAAATGATGTTCCCATTCGGTTTCTTGAATAAGCAATTGTCGGGTACAAGTGTTGAAGCTGAAAATTATAATCAGAGTAAGGGGCAAGAGAATTCAAGTGCTGGATATTGGAATGGAATGTTAGGTGGAGGATCCTGGTGA
- the LOC104109261 gene encoding dof zinc finger protein DOF2.5-like isoform X1, whose amino-acid sequence MDTTQWTQDIGLVTSMAAEIDPPNVTCSRPSSTLEKKVRPQKDQAVNCPRCSSTNTKFCYYNNYSLTQPRYFCKTCRRYWTEGGTLRNVPVGGGSRKNRRSSSSLSSSSSSSQKLPDSNPNPSLSHQNPNYKINLGNSQDFNIGLPSIIHDHNYFHGVPDFLEFPKMDRGNNGNNQPLSSTSSTTPISTMDLLRTGIASRGLTSFISTPTPDLNALYTSSFLSGIQENNAKMMFPFGFLNKQLSGTSVEAENYNQSKGQENSSAGYWNGMLGGGSW is encoded by the exons ATGGATACTACACAATGGACTCAG GATATTGGACTTGTAACATCTATGGCTGCAGAAATAGATCCTCCTAATGTTACATGTTCAAGGCCATCTTCTACACTGGAAAAAAAAGTCAGACCACAAAAAGATCAAGCCGTAAATTGTCCGAGGTGCAGTTCAACAAATACCAAGTTTTGTTACTACAACAACTATAGTCTTACTCAACCAAGATACTTCTGCAAGACTTGTCGAAG GTATTGGACAGAAGGGGGCACTTTAAGAAATGTTCCGGTCGGAGGAGGTTCAAGGAAGAATAGAAGATCTTCTTCTTCATTATCATCATCGTCGTCGTCGTCACAAAAGCTTCCTGATTCGAACCCTAATCCAAGTCTTTCTCATCAAAACCCTAATTATAAGATTAATCTTGGAAATAGCCAAGATTTTAATATAGGGCTCCCATCTATTATACATGATCACAATTATTTCCATGGTGTGCCGGATTTTCTTGAATTTCCTAAGATGGACAGGGGCAATAATGGAAATAATCAGCCCTTAAGTTCAACCTCAAGTACTACTCCAATTTCAACAATGGATTTGCTTAGGACTGGAATTGCCTCAAGAGGGTTAACTTCATTTATCTCAACACCAACACCGGATTTAAACGCTTTGTACACATCAAGTTTTTTAAGTggaattcaagaaaataatgcaAAAATGATGTTCCCATTCGGTTTCTTGAATAAGCAATTGTCGGGTACAAGTGTTGAAGCTGAAAATTATAATCAGAGTAAGGGGCAAGAGAATTCAAGTGCTGGATATTGGAATGGAATGTTAGGTGGAGGATCCTGGTGA